In Juglans microcarpa x Juglans regia isolate MS1-56 chromosome 7D, Jm3101_v1.0, whole genome shotgun sequence, the following are encoded in one genomic region:
- the LOC121239653 gene encoding NAC domain-containing protein 90-like, whose amino-acid sequence MEVPHPGFRFYPTEEELVSFYLRNKLDGKGPDVHRIIPVIDVCDMEPWHLPKLAGELCQADTEQWFFFTPRQEREARGGRPSRTTDSGYWKATGSPGYVYSSENRVIGVKKTMVFYKGKAPTGRKTKWKMNEYRAIEEEINPYSRVIPKLRHEFTLCRVYVISGSFRAFDRRPEVSTIKTQHVIDGAGAGAASTSQNATMEERTSSSETSYSGGDLPDLPEVAGSINWDINDGLESLLEWDQIDWL is encoded by the exons ATGGAGGTGCCTCATCCAGGTTTTAGATTCTACCCAACTGAAGAAGAGCTGGTTTCCTTCTACCTTCGCAACAAGCTTGATGGGAAGGGACCAGATGTGCACCGGATTATTCCGGTCATCGACGTTTGTGACATGGAACCTTGGCACCTTCCAA AGCTTGCAGGAGAGCTGTGTCAAGCAGACACAGAGCAATGGTTTTTCTTCACGCCAAGACAGGAGAGAGAAGCTAGGGGAGGAAGACCCAGCAGAACCACAGATTCTGGGTACTGGAAGGCAACAGGCTCTCCTGGCTACGTGTATTCATCGGAAAACCGGGTGATTGGAGTGAAGAAAACCATGGTTTTCTATAAGGGGAAGGCTCCTACAGGAAGGAAAACCAAGTGGAAGATGAATGAATACAGAGCCATTGAAGAAGAGATCAACCCATATAGCAGAGTCATTCCCAAG TTGAGGCATGAATTCACTTTGTGCCGAGTTTATGTGATCTCGGGAAGCTTCCGTGCATTTGATCGGCGCCCGGAAGTGTCAACAATAAAGACACAGCATGTCATTGATGGGGCAGGGGCTGGGGCTGCAAGTACATCTCAGAACGCCACAATGGAGGAAAGAACAAGTTCATCTGAAACTTCTTATTCAGGAGGAGACCTTCCTGATCTCCCAGAGGTTGCAGGAAGTATTAACTGGGATATAAATGATGGTTTAGAATCTCTATTGGAATGGGACCAAATAGATTGGCTCTAA